One Panicum virgatum strain AP13 chromosome 3N, P.virgatum_v5, whole genome shotgun sequence DNA segment encodes these proteins:
- the LOC120667664 gene encoding leucine-rich repeat protein 1-like, whose translation MDHRFIRACYQSFPKNVDALTALRKGLSDPDGVLTSWDPRLATDPCEWFHVTCDGANRVTRLDLAKHRLSGTLAPELGQLDQLQYMEIFGNNIQGQIPSELGGLTNLVSLDLQDNSISGPIPATLGNIKSLKFLRLSHNRQTGPIPRELAGLPNLRVADFSNNNLCGTIPATGALKNIPPNSFANNPRLHQGGAYVSSC comes from the exons ATGGATCACCGGTTTATCCG AGCGTGCTACCAGTCCTTCCCCAAGAACGTCGACGCGCTGACGGCCCTGCGCAAGGGCCTCAGCGACCCCGACGGCGTGCTCACGAGCTGGGACCCGAGGCTGGCTACCGATCCGTGCGAGTGGTTCCATGTCACCTGCGACGGCGCCAACCGCGTCACCCGCCT GGATCTCGCGAAACACAGGTTGTCCGGCACTCTGGCGCCCGAGCTGGGGCAACTGGATCAGCTGCAATACAT GGAGATTTTCGGGAACAATATCCAGGGGCAGATCCCGTCGGAGCTGGGCGGCCTGACGAACCTGGTCAGCTTGGACCTGCAGGACAACAGCATCTCAGGACCCATACCCGCGACGCTCGGGAACATCAAGTCCCTCAAGTTCTT gcgcTTGAGTCACAACCGCCAGACGGGACCGATCCCCAGGGAGCTTGCCGGACTGCCCAACCTTAGAGTAGC GGATTTCTCCAACAACAACCTCTGCGGCACGATCCCGGCGACCGGAGCGTTGAAGAACATTCCTCCCAACAG CTTCGCCAACAACCCGCGGCTGCATCAGGGGGGCGCGTACGTGTCCAGCTGCTAG